In the Mauremys mutica isolate MM-2020 ecotype Southern chromosome 13, ASM2049712v1, whole genome shotgun sequence genome, one interval contains:
- the LOC123348707 gene encoding mast cell protease 1A-like: MQAQSLLLLPMAFLLCPGAWAGEIIGGKNAKPHSRPYMAYLEIQRKEKTYICGGFLVSENFVLTAAHCNGDEITVKLGAHNISEQERSQQEIPVCHQILHPQYDNETTNNDIMLLQLAETVKLNKWLKTIPLPRTNKRVKPGTKCSVAGWGRTSRQSKSAPVTTLQEANLKVLEDDVCLKNPDVTYYDYDAFTMMCVGDLKKGKASFMGDSGGPLVCGKRAQGIVSWGSQKSASPGVYTRVSTFIPWIEEMMRTLEP, from the exons ATGCAGGCCCAGAGCTTGCTCCTGCTCCCCATGGCCTTTCTCCTATGCCCCGGGGCTTGGGCTG GTGAGATCATTGGAGGAAAAAATGCCAAGCCCCACTCCAGACCCTACATGGCCTATCTGGAAATACAGCGCAAAGAGAAGACCTATATCTGTGGAGGGTTCCTGGTGTCGGAGAACTTCGTGCTGACGGCCGCTCACTGCAATGGAGA CGAGATCACTGTCAAGCTGGGAGCCCATAACATTAGTGAACAGGAACGGAGCCAACAAGAGATCCCCGTGTGCCACCAGATCCTCCACCCACAATATGACAATGAGACCACTAACAATGACATCATGCTGCTGCAG CTGGCAGAGACAGTGAAGCTGAATAAATGGCTGAAAACCATCCCCCTGCCACGCACCAACAAGAGAGTGAAGCCAGGGACCAAATGCAGCGTTGCCGGCTGGGGCCGCACCAGCAGACAGAGTAAATCAGCCCCAGTCACCACACTCCAGGAGGCGAATTTGAAGGTGCTGGAGGATGACGTGTGTCTGAAAAATCCTGACGTGACCTACTATGACTATGATGCTTTCACCATGATGTGTGTGGGCGATCTGAAGAAGGGCAAAGCCTCTTTTATG GGCGACTCTGGGGGCCCCCTGGTGTGTGGGAAAAGAGCCCAGGGCATCGTTTCCTGGGGATCCCAAAAGAGCGCCTCCCCTGGAGTGTACACCAGAGTCTCCACCTTCATCCCCTGGATAGAGGAGATGATGAGGACGCTGGAGCCCTGA